In Podospora pseudoanserina strain CBS 124.78 chromosome 5, whole genome shotgun sequence, a single window of DNA contains:
- a CDS encoding hypothetical protein (EggNog:ENOG503PY5R) — protein sequence MKANFLPVIALLLTPALAAPFAEPEAEAEFTPMARDMTPRAAFNEAEVFAFAPPASCKVLNCISVISSAVCVANAIDDDDYKAILKCAKKDQLCGCAGCFSKLNGFLEKWGIC from the exons ATGAAGGCCAACTTCCTCCCCGTCATTGCCCTGCTCCTCAcccccgccctcgccgcTCCCTTTGCCGAgcccgaggccgaggccgagttcACCCCCATGGCCAGGGACATGACTCCCCGTGCCGCCTTCAACGAAGCCGAAG TCTTCGCCTTCGCCCCTCCGGCCTCCTGCAAGGTCCTGAACTGCATCAGCGTCATCAGCTCGGCCGTCTGCGTCGCCAACGCcattgacgatgatgactaCAAGGCTATCCTCAAGTGCGCCAAGAAGGACCAG CTGTGCGGCTGCGCTGGCTGCTTCAGCAAGCTCAATGGCTTCTTGGAGAAGTGGGGGATCTGCTAA
- a CDS encoding hypothetical protein (EggNog:ENOG503NZUC; COG:S): MPPSTHTLTRPFHLLAHLLSRAARAAWYPIHGIWYFLRHPEFYPIFVGRLLPLSIISFLVYFILFTFTFIPQFLLLYIFQGRAGALINTTVLVLGEGLVLIQALFEGLFVDECRVDIFDATLINHGFVDLIAPQRVLFVDAPNSVKMLGKPTSRAEYSPFSWTQIFELVACLPLNLIPYIGTPAFIMITGSRVGKLSHYRWYKLRGIDKKTMKRDLHFKSWDYLWFGTVAMVLQLIPVLSFFFLLTTTSAAAMWAAKIEELSRVRVGRPVTAQDRVEQETDDPVYHDDPV, from the exons ATGCCGCCTAGTACACACACCTTGACTCGTCCCTTTCATCTCTTGGCGCATCTGCTATCACGCGCCGCCAGGGCCGCTTGGTACCCCATCCACGGCATCTGGTACTTTTTACGACACCCAGAATTCTACCCCATCTTCGTCGGCCGGCTGCTCCCTCTCTCTATCATATCATTCCTCGTCTACTTTATCTTGTTTACCTTCACTTTTATTCCCCAATTTTTGCTTCTCTACATCTTCCAAGGACGCGCCGGCGCGTTGATAAACACAACCGTCCTCGTGCTGGGAGAGGGTCTGGTGCTGATACAGGCGCTGTTCGAAGGCCTCTTTGTCGACGAATGTCGCGTGGATATTTTCGAT GCCACCTTGATTAACCATGGCTTCGTCGACCTCATTGCGCCGCAGCGCGTCCTCTTCGTCGATGCCCCGAACTCGGTCAAGATGCTAGGCAAACCCACAAGCCGCGCCGAATACTCGCCGTTCAGCTGGACCCAAATCTTCGAGCTTGTCGCCTGCCTTCCCCTCAACCTTATTCCCTACATTGGCACACCCGCCTTCATCATGATAACCGGGTCGCGTGTGGGAAAACTCTCGCACTACCGATGGTACAAGCTGCGTGGAATTGACAAGAAGACCATGAAGAGAGATTTGCATTTCAAGAGCTGGGATTACCTGTGGTTTGGCACAGTGGCTATGGTTCTGCAGCTAATCCCGGTGctgagcttcttctttttgctgacCACCACTTCGGCGGCAGCAATGTGGGCGGCCAAGATTGAAGAGTTGTCTCGTGTGCGGGTGGGTAGGCCAGTCACTGCGCAGGACCGAGTTGAACAGGAAACAGACGACCCGGTGTACCACGATGACCCTGTCTAG
- a CDS encoding hypothetical protein (EggNog:ENOG503P5J4; COG:K) yields the protein MEEPAVIPEKTGQAGTGAGSGPELSSTAAQKKRSRIRFSCTTCRDKKLKCDRQTPCDQCMKRGIEATCEFIPYVTGGSRPGPALPARHHPRDATNPATTTAPAPDSHRSKPAANDSAVHARLRHLEHLVQVLKAQRREAVPVESTAGVAADFGDDFQEDDLPRISARVRETAGMILSDLRYVDASHWESILSDVLSITGSLDRPEDVFQDDDDPIVPPKLERQGQPDLLLGGWPRLSVEELIRYLPPRAIADRLLARLFQAKEPGWIMFHMPSLLRHYEVFWEHPAAMTYTELALLFAMFCNASLYYMKSGEELPGRLGDAGEAYRIYKARCAQCLVLGDYTKPWRYKLEAMILYFGSEYLGQQDAHINVSVILSIIVRLAMHMGLHRDPKHYPDMSPFEGEMRRRLWTVLRDVDILIGFQFGLPGNIPNDLYDTALPRNLHDEDFDENTLELPPSRPETEKTVTLWCIMKGRIVNVFSEITTAMSSRKAPGLSDIMRMDRKIDELATQFPPSLRYRPFSQSVVDPVDIIMQRYQLELLFLKCRIVLHRRYMGYARKDKRYEHSRRVCLEAATKTLRHQYDVHCELQTGGRLSHERSHWFLSSLSTHNFLLADMILCLELWFLKAREGRSPPAVEQPPEMIMTKDQILDILRTSRLIWQGRRKESAEANKAFNILTKMLSLSTGESLHGSPESSNNSAYDRLETSSYPAVPVMTFAGLETGLHPAPGLGSQAPQTIVPTGWAPVAGGELPLDGQVAVTWGHGFQQDLPNLGHVDGLMDPNLGGDWTLWDNQILNSSDGVPQIPWDTFFQAGGYGL from the exons ATGGAAGAGCCAGCTGTGATCCCGGAGAAGACTGGGCAAGCGGGGACGGGCGCCGGGTCCGGCCCGGAGTTATCCTCGACAGCAGcacagaagaagagaagtCGCATCCGCTTCTCTTGCACAACCTGCAGGGACAAGAA ATTGAAATGTGACCGCCAAACCCCATGCGACCAGTGCATGAAGCGAGGGATAGAGGCTACTTGTGAATTCATCCCCTATGTCACTGGCGGGTCCCGCCCGGGACCGGCTCTTCCTGCGCGTCATCACCCAAGAGACGCCACGAATCCTGCTACGACGACAGCACCTGCACCTGACAGCCACCGCTCCAAGCCCGCTGCCAACGACTCGGCCGTGCATGCCCGGCTCCGACACCTTGAGCACCTCGTCCAGGTTCTCAAAGCCCAACGCCGTGAAGCTGTCCCTGTTGAATCAACCGCCGGTGTGGCCGCCGACTTTGGTGACGATTTCCAGGAGGATGACCTTCCCCGCATATCAGCCCGCGTCAGAGAGACGGCTGGAATGATTCTGAGCGATTTGCGTTACGTTGATGCCTCCCACTGGGAATCTATCCTCAGCGAT GTTCTAAGTATCACCGGAAGTCTGGACAGACCTGAAGATGTGTTCCaggacgatgatgacccCATTGTTCCGCCCAAACTTGAGCGTCAAGGACAACCCGACTTGTTGTTGGGCGGCTGGCCAAGGCTCTCTGTCGAAGAGCTGATTCGCTATCTGCCTCCTCGTGCTATTGCTGACCGACTGCTTGCCCGTCTATTCCAGGCCAAAGAACCAGGATGGATCATGTTCCACATGCCCAGTCTTCTCAGGCACTACGAAGTCTTTTGGGAGCACCCCGCCGCCATGACTTACACCGAGCTCGCCCTTCTCTTTGCCATGTTCTGCAATGCCTCGTTGTACTATATGAAGAGTGGCGAAGAGCTGCCCGGCAGACTCGGCGATGCTGGAGAGGCGTACAGGATCTACAAGGCCCGGTGTGCCCAGTGTCTGGTTTTGGGTGACTACACCAAGCCCTGGCGCTACAAGCTGGAAGCCATGATTCTTTACTTTGGGTCGGAATATCTCGGCCAACAAGACGCACATATCAACGTCTCGGTCATATTGTCCATTATCGTCCGCCTTGCCATGCACATGGGCCTGCACCGAGACCCGAAGCACTATCCAGACATGTCCCCATTCGAGGGGGAAATGCGCCGGCGGCTGTGGACCGTGTTGAGAGATGTGGATATTCTGATTGGTTTTCAGTTTGGTCTGCCAGGCAACATACCAAACGACTTGTACGACACAGCCCTTCCGCGAAACCTTCACGACGAGGACTTTGACGAGAACACCTTGGAGCTGCCCCCATCACGACCAGAAACAGAGAAAACGGTGACGTTGTGGTGCATCATGAAGGGCCGCATCGTCAATGTCTTTTCCGAAATCACCACGGCCATGAGCTCACGAAAGGCGCCGGGGCTTTCCGACATTATGCGCATGGATCGAAAGATTGACGAGCTCGCGACGCAGTTCCCGCCCAGCCTCCGCTATAGACCTTTCAGCCAGTCGGTAGTGGACCCCGTAGATATTATCATGCAACGGTACCAGCTCGAACTGCTGTTTCTCAAGTGCCGCATCGTCCTGCACCGACGGTACATGGGTTACGCCCGCAAAGACAAGCGGTACGAGCACTCTCGGCGTGTCTGTCTCGAAGCTGCGACCAAGACGCTCCGTCATCAGTACGATGTTCATTGCGAGCTTCAGACGGGCGGCCGCTTGTCGCACGAGCGCAGCCATTGGTTCTTGAGCAGTTTGAGCACCCACAACTTTCTTTTGGCGGATATGATCCTCTGTCTAGAGCTGTGGTTTCTCAAAGCCAGGGAAGGGCGGAGCCCTCCGGCCGTTGAGCAGCCTCCCGAGATGATCATGACGAAGGACCAGATTCTGGATATCTTGCGGACATCACGGCTGATTTGGCAAGGGAGGCGAAAGGAGTCGGCCGAGGCCAACAAGGCGTTCAACATTCTCACAAAAATGCTGTCTTTGTCCACGGGCGAGAGCCTTCATGGGAGCCCAGAGTCGAGTAACAATAGCGCATACGACAGGCTTGAGACTTCTTCGTATCCGGCAGTGCCAGTTATGACGTTTGCTGGTCTGGAGACGGGGCTGCATCCAGCGCCGGGGCTCGGGTCGCAAGCTCCGCAAACGATAGTTCCCACGGGGTGGGCACCTGTTGCCGGAGGCGAGTTGCCGCTGGACGGGCAGGTGGCTGTCACTTGGGGACATGGATTCCAGCAAGACCTTCCAAATTTGGGACATGTGGATGGGCTGATGGATCCGAATTTGGGGGGTGATTGG ACACTCTGGGACAATCAAATCTTGAACTCCAGCGATGGGGTACCACAGATACCATGGGATACGTTTTTTCAAGCAGGAGGATATGGGCTTTGA